GCCCACTCAAATGACCGACGAATGTTGACGATCACCCTCACAGAACAGGGAAAAAAGTTGGTTGAGAGAGTTCTACCCGACCATTTTTGCCGTACTAAGGGATTAATGGCAAACCTCTCGTCTACAGAAAAGAAGACATTCATTAAATTACTTGATAAGTTGAGAT
This genomic window from Leptolyngbya sp. CCY15150 contains:
- a CDS encoding MarR family transcriptional regulator; amino-acid sequence: MSPSEFANRANVTRATITGLLDRLEREGLVARQAHSNDRRMLTITLTEQGKKLVERVLPDHFCRTKGLMANLSSTEKKTFIKLLDKLR